Genomic window (Gelria sp. Kuro-4):
TCCTGGCCGGCGAGATCCCTGGCTTTGTCCACCTGTACATCGGCGAGGAGGCCATCGCCACCGGCGTCATGGCCAACCTGAAAAACACCGACTACATCACCAGCACCCACCGCGGCCACGGCCACACCATCGCCAAAGGAGCCGACCTCAAGCGGATGATGGCCGAGATCTTCGGCAAGCGCACAGGGTACTGCCACGGTAAAGGCGGCTCCATGCACATCGCCGACTTCTCCATCGGCATGCTCGGGGCCAACGGCGTGGTGGGCGGCGGGTACAACCTGGCGGTGGGTGCGGCCTTGGCGGCCAAGCTCTCCGGCAGCGACCGCGTGTCCGTCTGCTTCTTCGGCGACGGTGCCTCCAACCGCGGCACTTTCCACGAGGCCATGAACATGGCCGCCGCCTGGAAGCTGCCGGCGATTTTCGTCTGTGAAAACAACCAGTGGGCTTCCACCACCCCCTACCGCACCACCACTTCCGTGGAGAACATCGCCGACCGGGCCATCGGCTACAGCATTCCGGGCGTGGTGGTGAACGGCAACGACGTGTTCTCGGTGTACGAAGCCGCCCAGGCGGCGGTGGAGCGGGCCCGGTCCGGCGGCGGTCCCACCCTCATCGAGGCGAAGACCTACCGCATCAAGGGCCACTTTGTCGGCGACCCGGAGATGTACCGGACCCGGGAGGAGGTCCAGGAGCACTTTGAAAACGACGACCCCCTGAAGAACTTCCGCGAGCAGGTTCTGACCGCAAGCCGGCTCAGCGAGAAGGAACTGGCGGAAATCGAAGCCCAGGTGAAGGAAGAGCTCGCGGCGGCCGTCCAATTTGCCAAGGAAAGCCCCTACCCAGGACCGGAGGAGCTGTTCCAAGATCTTTATGTCGAAAGCGGGGAAGCAGCATGCGGGAAATAACCTTCTCAGAGGCCACCCAAGAGGCCATGGCGGAGGAGATGGAGCGCGACAGCCGGGTCTTTTTGATGGGTGAAGACATCGCGCGCCAGGGGGGCATCTTCGGCCAGTTCAAAGGCCTGCCGCAGAAGTTCGGCTTCGACCGGGTGCGCGACACCCCGATTTCGGAAACAGCCATCGTCGGCGCCGGCGTGGGCGCCGCCCTGGCCGGGATGCGCCCGGTGGTGGACATGCACTTTGTCGACTTTATCACCGTGGCCATGGACGAGGTGGTCAACCAGATGGCCAAGATCCGCTACATGTTCGGCGGGCAGTGCACGGTGCCGTTGGTGCTGCGCGCTCCGGACGGCGCCGCCCGTTCCGCCGCGGCCCAGCACTCCCAGAGCCTGGAGGCCTGGTTTGTACACGTGCCGGGCCTCAAGGTGGTCATCCCCTCCAACCCGGCCGATGCCAAGGGCCTCCTAAAGTCCGCCATCCGCGACGACAACCCGGTGCTCTACTTCGAAAACAAGGACCTCTTCCGCATGAAGGGGCCGGTGCCGGAGGAAGAGTTCCTCACGCCCATCGGCAAGGCGAAGGTGGTGCGCGAGGGCAAAGACGTCACCATCGTCTCTTACTCCATCACCCTGCACAAGGCCCTCAAGGCCGCCGAGGCCCTCGCCCAGGACGGTATTGAGGCCGAGGTGATCGACCTTCGCACCATTGTCCCGCTCGATAAGGAGACCATCTTCGCTTCCGTTAAGAAGACAAAGCACCTCATCATCGCCCACGAGGCCACCAAGAACGGCGGCGTCGGTTCTGAAGTCGCCGCGCTGGCGGCGGAAGAAATGATCGATTACCTGGACGGCCCGATCAAGCGCATCGGGGCCAAGTTCGTGCCCATTCCCTTCAGCCCCGCCCTGGAACCTTTGACGCTGCCCCAGGTGGAAGACATCGTGGCTGCCGTCAAGGAAATCTGCTAGCAAGTCTTTTACAGAAGCAATTACCGGTTTGCTAGTTTGACCGGAGGTCAACAAAGAGCAGTCAGCTAAGAAAGGATTGAGCTATATGGACCTCGGGATAGCAGGAAAAGTTGCTGTGGTGACAGGTTCTGCAGGGGGATTAGGTTTCGCAGTTGCCCAAAAGTTGGCAGAAGAAGGTACCATTCCTG
Coding sequences:
- a CDS encoding thiamine pyrophosphate-dependent dehydrogenase E1 component subunit alpha; amino-acid sequence: MEFSRDDLKAFYRTMFTIRSFEEKINDLFLAGEIPGFVHLYIGEEAIATGVMANLKNTDYITSTHRGHGHTIAKGADLKRMMAEIFGKRTGYCHGKGGSMHIADFSIGMLGANGVVGGGYNLAVGAALAAKLSGSDRVSVCFFGDGASNRGTFHEAMNMAAAWKLPAIFVCENNQWASTTPYRTTTSVENIADRAIGYSIPGVVVNGNDVFSVYEAAQAAVERARSGGGPTLIEAKTYRIKGHFVGDPEMYRTREEVQEHFENDDPLKNFREQVLTASRLSEKELAEIEAQVKEELAAAVQFAKESPYPGPEELFQDLYVESGEAACGK
- a CDS encoding alpha-ketoacid dehydrogenase subunit beta, coding for MREITFSEATQEAMAEEMERDSRVFLMGEDIARQGGIFGQFKGLPQKFGFDRVRDTPISETAIVGAGVGAALAGMRPVVDMHFVDFITVAMDEVVNQMAKIRYMFGGQCTVPLVLRAPDGAARSAAAQHSQSLEAWFVHVPGLKVVIPSNPADAKGLLKSAIRDDNPVLYFENKDLFRMKGPVPEEEFLTPIGKAKVVREGKDVTIVSYSITLHKALKAAEALAQDGIEAEVIDLRTIVPLDKETIFASVKKTKHLIIAHEATKNGGVGSEVAALAAEEMIDYLDGPIKRIGAKFVPIPFSPALEPLTLPQVEDIVAAVKEIC